In Daucus carota subsp. sativus chromosome 4, DH1 v3.0, whole genome shotgun sequence, one DNA window encodes the following:
- the LOC108216471 gene encoding probable histone H2A.1, which translates to MEGGGKLKKGAAGRKGDGPRKKSVTRSVKAGLQFPVGRIGRYLKKGRYAKRVGTGAPVYLAAVLEYLAAEVLELAGNAARDNKKSRIIPRHLLLAIRNDEELGKLLAGVTIAHGGVLPNINPVLLPKKSEKAAAAKEPTKSPSKAAKSPKKA; encoded by the exons ATGGAAGGAGGTGGAAAACTGAAGAAAGGTGCCGCCGGCAGAAAAGGCGACGGTCCAAGGAAGAAGTCCGTCACTCGCTCCGTCAAGGCCGGTCTTCAATTTCCGGTCGGTCGAATCGGTCGCTACCTTAAGAAAGGCCGTTATGCTAAGCGCGTCGGTACCGGAGCTCCGGTCTACCTTGCCGCCGTTCTCGAGTACCTTGCCGCAGAG GTTTTGGAGTTGGCTGGAAATGCAGCAAGAGATAACAAGAAGTCGAGGATAATACCGAGACATTTGCTGCTTGCAATCAGGAATGATGAGGAGCTAGGGAAGCTTCTAGCTGGTGTTACCATTGCTCATGGTGGTGTGCTTCCCAACATTAATCCGGTTCTGTTACCTAAGAAGTCTGAAAAGGCAGCAGCTGCAAAAGAGCCTACCAAGTCTCCGTCCAAAGCTGCTAAATCGCCAAAGAAAGCTTAA